The Verrucomicrobium spinosum DSM 4136 = JCM 18804 DNA segment GCACTCATGAAATATTTCATGCACGGCGTTGGCCACCCCATCGGCCTGGATGTGCATGACGTGCAGCCCGCGGACGCACCTCTGCAACCCGGCTGGGTCATGACTTGTGAGCCGGCGATTTACATCAAGGAGGAGGGAATCGCCGTGCGGTTGGAGGACACACTCCTCATCACGGAAACCGGGGCCCAGAGTCTCATGCACGACATCCCCATGGAGGCCGATGCGATTGAAGAATTCATGAACGCGGGCTCCGTGAAGCCAAAATCCAAAGGAGGGAAGCGACGGTCATGACAGCAACCCTACAACGCGTGGCGGTGATCGATTCCCACACCGGGGGCGAGCCGACCCGCACGGTGATCTCCGGCGCTCCCGACCTGGGGCCTGGCACCGTGGCGGAGCAACTCGCGGTCTTCCGCAGCCAGCACGATGACTTCCGCCGTGCGGTGGTGAATGAACCCCGCGGCCATGACGTGATGGTGGGCGCGCTGCTGGTGCCGCCGAGTGATACCTCGTGCACGGCAGGCGTGATCTTCTTCAACAATGTGGGCTACCTGGGCATGTGCGGCCATGGTACTCTGGGGGTGATCATCACCCTCGGCCATCTGGGGCGCATCCAACCCGGACCGCTCAGCCTGGAGACGCCTGCAGGGGTGGTGCAGGCGCATTGGGAGGGGGGGGACAGAGCCAGCCTGACCAATGTGCCTGCCCGCCTCAAAGCGCGAGACGTCACCGTGCAGGTGCCGGGTGTGGGCGTGGTCACCGGTGATGTCGCATGGGGCGGCAACTGGTTTTTCCTCGTGAACAACCACGGGCAGACGCTGAGCCGTGAGAACATCCCGCGCCTGCTGGAAGTTTCAGGAAACATTCGCCAGGCGGTGAATGCGCAGGGTCACCCCAAAGTGGATCACGTGGAGCTCTTCGGCCCGCCGCAATCGGGCGGCAACTCACGGAACTTCGTGCTCTGTCCCGGCGGAGCGTATGACCGCTCCCCTTGCGGCACGGGCACCAGTGCGAAGCTGGCCAGCCTGGCCACGCGGGGACTGTTGGAGCCCGGGACACCCTGGGTTCAGGAAAGCATCATCGGCAGCACCTTCACCGCCTCCTACACCTGGCTGGACCGCGGGGCCGGCACCCTTCTGCCCTGCCTCAGCGGCACGGCGCATGTGTGCGCGGAAGCCACGCTTTTGCTCGACGATACCGACCCCTTCTGCTGGGGTATCAGGTGAGATGGGGGTATGAGTTATGAGAAATACGCAGGCTGAAGCCTGTACCCCGTACGACTTCGCCCCCAACGCCTTGCCCACTGACGCACCGACGTACTGACGCACTTACACACCGGCAACACCGCTTCCACGATGTACTACACGCACCTCCTCGTCTCACTCGCACTGCCCGTGCTAGCCGCCGCCGCTCCGCTGGATTACCCTGAAGCACGCGCCCTGGCTTCCCGCACTGAGAACACGATCTTCCGCGCGGAGGTGCGCCCGCACTGGCTGGAGGACGGGCACCAGTTCTGGTACAGCGTAAGCACCGGGCCTGAGAGCAAAGAGTTCGTGCTGGTGGATTCTGTCACTGGCACAGTGCAGCGGGCCGCCACTCTGGAAAAGCTGGGCCTGCCGCCGAATGGTCGTGAGGTGGACATGCCGGTGATCCGCGGCACCCGAAGCACCGGCCCCAAGTGCCACCTCCGGGTGCTGAATCAGACGAAAGAACCCGTCGAGCTCTTCTGGAGCGACTTCGACGGGCAGCGGCGCAGCTATGGGCGCATCCAGGCGGGTGATGCCCGGGAACTGGAGACCTTCGCCGGCCACGTCTGGGTGGTGGTGAATGCGCTGGGCAAGCCGCTGCGCGCGTTCGAGGCCCGGGAAGGTACGCTTGAAGTGACGGTGGATGGCACGGGCGAACCGCCCAAAGATCCGCGCACGGAGAAGCGGGAGGATCCCCGCCTCTCTCCCGACAAGAAATGGCGCGTCGAGTTTCGCGATGACCAGCCCTACCTCGTGAACCTGGAGAACAACGAGGCCTCGAAGCTGGAGCTGCCCGCAGAGGACAAGACCCGCTGCAGCGGTCCAGTGCAGTGGTCGCCCGACTCACGGCATGTCGTCTTCATGCGGCAGCACGAGATCCCGGGTCGCAAGATAAGCATCGTGCAGTCCTCCCCGGCCGACCAGTTGCAGCCCCGGGTGCAGACGCTGAACTATCTGAAACCGGGCGATGAGTTGCCCCGCCCCCGCCCGGTGCTGGTGCGGGTGGCGGAGCGTCGGGCGATGATCCCGCACAACGCGTTGTTTCCCAATCCCTTTGCCGAAGGCCCCGATCTGGATGTGCGCTGGTCTGAAAACGGCGATGAGTTCTACTTCAACTACAACCAGCGCGGCCACCAGCTTTACCGCATCCTCGCGGTGAATGCGACCACGGGCGCGGTGCGCACCGTGGTGGAGGAGACGAGCAAGACCTTCATCGACTACACGAACAAGACGTACCGCGAATGGCTGAAGGGCATGGGTGAACTGCTCTGGACCAGTGAACGCGATGGCTGGTGCCACCTCTGGCTCTATGATGCGGCGACGGGCCAGCCCAAGCTCCAGGTGACCAAAGGTCCCTGGGTGGTGCGAAAGGTGGAGCATGTGGATGCCGTGAAACGCCAGGTGTGGTTCATGGCCGGAGGAGTGCGGCCGGAGGAGGATCCCTACCACCTGCACCTCTGCCGGGTGAATCTAGACGGCACCGGCTTTGTGAGGTTGACGGAGGGCGATGGCACGCACAAGATCACCTTCTCCCCCGACCGGGCTTGTTTCATCGATACCTGGTCCCGCGCCGACCAGCCGCCCGTCACGGAACTGCGCCGCAGTGCCGATGGCAGTCTGATCAAGGAACTGGAGCGCGCGGACATCTCCGCCCTGCTGGCCACGGGCTGGA contains these protein-coding regions:
- a CDS encoding prolyl oligopeptidase family serine peptidase, which produces MYYTHLLVSLALPVLAAAAPLDYPEARALASRTENTIFRAEVRPHWLEDGHQFWYSVSTGPESKEFVLVDSVTGTVQRAATLEKLGLPPNGREVDMPVIRGTRSTGPKCHLRVLNQTKEPVELFWSDFDGQRRSYGRIQAGDARELETFAGHVWVVVNALGKPLRAFEAREGTLEVTVDGTGEPPKDPRTEKREDPRLSPDKKWRVEFRDDQPYLVNLENNEASKLELPAEDKTRCSGPVQWSPDSRHVVFMRQHEIPGRKISIVQSSPADQLQPRVQTLNYLKPGDELPRPRPVLVRVAERRAMIPHNALFPNPFAEGPDLDVRWSENGDEFYFNYNQRGHQLYRILAVNATTGAVRTVVEETSKTFIDYTNKTYREWLKGMGELLWTSERDGWCHLWLYDAATGQPKLQVTKGPWVVRKVEHVDAVKRQVWFMAGGVRPEEDPYHLHLCRVNLDGTGFVRLTEGDGTHKITFSPDRACFIDTWSRADQPPVTELRRSADGSLIKELERADISALLATGWTQPERFVAKGRDGKTEIHGIIIKPAGMDAKKPSPVLEEIYAGPHGSFAPKEFGRLLRQQTLAQMGFVVVQADGMGTNHRGKVFHDVSWKNLKDAGFPDRIAWIKAAAATRPWMDLNRIGIYGGSAGGQSAMRALLDHHDFYKAAVADCGCHDNRMDKIWWNEQWLGWPVDDSYKLNSNVEDAGKLQGHLMLVVGELDKNVDPASTMQVANALQRADKDYELLIVTNTGHGAAETPYASRRRAAFFAHWLGAGKN
- a CDS encoding proline racemase family protein gives rise to the protein MTATLQRVAVIDSHTGGEPTRTVISGAPDLGPGTVAEQLAVFRSQHDDFRRAVVNEPRGHDVMVGALLVPPSDTSCTAGVIFFNNVGYLGMCGHGTLGVIITLGHLGRIQPGPLSLETPAGVVQAHWEGGDRASLTNVPARLKARDVTVQVPGVGVVTGDVAWGGNWFFLVNNHGQTLSRENIPRLLEVSGNIRQAVNAQGHPKVDHVELFGPPQSGGNSRNFVLCPGGAYDRSPCGTGTSAKLASLATRGLLEPGTPWVQESIIGSTFTASYTWLDRGAGTLLPCLSGTAHVCAEATLLLDDTDPFCWGIR